A window of Phaseolus vulgaris cultivar G19833 chromosome 4, P. vulgaris v2.0, whole genome shotgun sequence genomic DNA:
TTGGTATGAACTCAGTTGTTGGACTTCCATTTACCATCACATATATCGAGGAAGATTTTAGACAATTTTTTACCCATTCAATCCACTTTCCATAGAATCCCAATCTTCCTAGCATGTAGTAAATGAACTCCCATCTTACTGAGTCATAACCGTTTTCATAATCCACCTTAAACACCACACATTCCTTCTTATTCATCTTTACATTCTCAAAGGTCTCATTAGCAACTACCACACTATCCAACAAACCCCTTTCTTCTAAAAAAGCAGACTGCCTAAGATCAATAACTTTATCCAACACCCTTTTCAACCTTGAAGAGAGaattttagatacaaatttatacaCACATCCCACCAATGAAATCGGTCTAAAGCCATTCAAAAGTTGTGGATTTACAacctttgggacaagagtaatAAAGGAAGCATTAGTACCTTTCGGCCAACTTCCACCCTCTGCAAAACTTTGTACCGCATTCATCACATCTCCTTTCATAATAtcccaacaaaattttaaaatccaaaattaaaCCCATCCGGACCAGGACTTTTAGAGTTGTCACAATTCCAAACCGCCTCCTTTACTTCAGCTTCAAAAATAACTCCAATCAACATTTCATTATCCTCTCTAGTGATACCCTTAAACCGAACATTATCCAACCTAACTTGTTGTCTTTCCCCCCTGCTGAATCTGCCCTCAAAGAATTCCTTCACTCTAGCTTTTACTTCCACCGGGTCATCACACCACTAATCGTCGACCTTGATACCATTAATCCCGTTTTGCATCCTCCTCCACTTAATACTTGAATGATAAAACTTTGTATTCAAGTCGCCCTGACTTACCCAACTCATCCTTGTTTATTGCTTTAAAATCGTTTCTTGTTTAACTCTGGCTTGCCCCAAGTCAGCTAAAAGTTGTCTCATTTGTTCTTTGTCTTCCACACTCAACTCCCCCTCATCATCTTTTTCATCCAGAACTTGAATTCTCTTTTCCAACTCCAATATTTGTTTATTAACATCTCCAAATACAAATTTGTTCCAACTCCTTATCTCAAACTTTAACCTTTTCAATTTCTCCTTCAAAACGTACAACCCATTTCCCCTAATTACATAACTTTCCCACTTAGTCCTTACAAGCCCCTTAAACCGAACATCTTTTTGCCATACATCTAGACATCTAAGCGGTTTTGGGCCCCAGTCAATATTTATATCCTTTAAAATTAAAGCACAATGGTCCGAAACCGATCTCCCTTCTACATACTGTTTACTTCCCGATCACTTCTCTAACCATTCAAGGGAAACTAAAATTCTATCTATTCTGCTCTTAACTGTCCCATTAGGTGTATACCAGGTAAACTTTCTACCCACTAACGAAATATTAACCAGACTAGAACCATCGATATAATTATTAAAGCTTCATATTTTGCTACTATAGTTGACATTAGAGCTTTGGCTTCTTCTCTCACCAACACTTCTAATAGAATTAAAATCTCCAGCTACGCACCACATTTTATTGGATGACTCTTTTTTACCTCACATAACTCATCCCAAataattctcttttctcttaAGGTTCCACCACAATATACATTAACTATCGTTATTTCTATTGGCGTTCCTATCTTCCATACTCCTTCAATGATTGAGAAGTTGTTCACGTTTCTGTACCTTTTCATTTCAAAGCAATCTTTTTTCCACATAGTGATTATCCCTCCACCATTATTAACTGCCCCAATCTCAATCCAATCAATTTCATTTAACCTCCACATTTGATAACACCTCTCCTTACTAATTTGTTTACATTTTGTTTCCTGAAGACACATAAAACgtacttgttcttttctaataAGATCACTAATATACTTCCTTTTTATCCTTCCTCCCAAACTCTTAGTATTCATACTAATCAGTTTCATCATCTAAAGCATTTTTCCCACCCTTACTTAGGCCCTCCTTCCTATTGTCCCTTTGTTCCATACTTCTTAAACTATCTAAGACTTCTTCCTTGTTTCCTAAAGGCGAAAAACCTAAATCCTTACTTGCATTTCAAATTCTAGCAGCTTCCAAATTCTCATTATTTAACCAAACTAGACGATTGCAATTTAAAGCACCATTGTCATCATATCAGTAAAATTAGACACTAACTTTACATCCTTATTGCAAGGAAGTTCATTGATTCAATCAAGGCGTGCATACCCCACCTCTTGTGAGTTGTTACTGCTACACTCCCCAACCTCTGTCCACCACCAGAAAATGATGCAACACGGTGGGGAAGACACACATGCGCGACAGGACTCAAGGAGAAGCCCCTAAAATGTATTGTGGCGACGCTTAAGGGCCTACGAACCACCAATGAGTATGTTGAGTCGCTTCCATATTCCGAAAAAGTTTCCGCCACCACCAAACCACCATCTCCGACAGGCGTAGCAGGCGTGGAAGAACGACATACTGAGGACGACGTTGCGTCATGTCCGACGGTGCATCCTCGTGTGCGAAGATGGACAATTTTGCGTCATGTTCAGCGGTGGACGAGCGTGCAGCGGTGGGTGATGTGACGTCACTAGCAGCGGTAGGTGACACTGCGTTGCGTGCGGCAATGAGTGACGCTGCGTCGCGTGTAGTGGTGAGCGACGCAGTGTTGCGAGCGGTGGTAACGTGCGCCTCTGTTTGTGCGTCGATCCAGCACCCGCACCGCGAAGGGGGCGCCGACGCAGTCGTCCCTCCGTTTCCGGTAGAGGTTGATGACATGGCATAGGGTGCTCATGTGCGTTGCCACGTCAGCCTTACTTCCAACTCTAGAAAATTCACTTTCATTAATTATTGGTTTTGTTTCAGCTAAGCGCACCCCCCTCTCTAGCATTTGGAATTGGACCCAATCACACTCAACAGGCCCAATATCAACATATTAGCTTTTTATTTCTGTTAGGGTTTGCATGTGACCACCTACCTCTTTAATTGCAACGTTAAACTGCCTAGGCTTCTCCTCAACCTCATCAATTACCTCATTAAATCGTTCAAATTGCCCACCTAACCCATCAATTGCCTCATTAAAACGTCTAGTGTTTTGTAGCCCACTAAGTTGCTGGCCTTCCACGTCATCACCCCTAACTTCCGCAACAACGTCTGACCTCCGTGACTCACTACGAAGAAGCTCCTCCACCGTCGTCTCCTCCCCAAAGCCGCCATGGAATTTTAAGTTCCTCCCAATCTCTGATCCTTTCGATTTCCTTCCAAAATTACTTTCGAACTCATCATCATTAGAGGAGTTTTCCCAGTCACCATTATAACAACTTTTAACATTAATAACAGGTTCTTCTTCAATAGCTATTTGGCACATGAACTCATTAATCTTCATACATTTTGCCCACCAAGCCTCCCTTGCTGCaggaaatttaattaaaatcttgCATATTCTAGTTCTTTCGTTTCCAATATACATTTGTCAATTTCTACAAGCGTTCCGACCATTAACACTATGCTTTCCAAGCTTTGCTTACTCCACAGATTTAGGGGCAGCCCTCTAATACGAGCCCAAACATATTTTTCTGTCACCATAAAATTATGCTCCCAGGGGATAATAGTTTCAAAAATTGATTCAAACTATTCTTTATTTTCAtctattgattttttaattagGTTCGCATCTTCTTCAGACAGTAGAACACAATTGCCTCCCAGATAACGcacacaaataaaattaaagccTCCCAAGATAAAGCTTACCTTCAGATCCTTAGCCTTACTTGGTTCCACAGTTCTACCTATGAAACTGTTATCTAGCCACTTCAGCGGTTTCACCTCTGCCTTGAACGCTGTTGGGTAAATATTCTTCTTTTCCCCCTTATATCCTTTCTCCACAAAGAAAGTATACGACATCTTTTCCTTCCAAACTGTATGGCTCCAAATCCCATTGGGTTTAGTGTTCCCCTCCTTCCTTAGCTCTCTTTCTCTACTAATTTTTTGTTTGGGTTCTACATACCTCCCATGCCTTGGCTCTTTGTCTCTATTGTATTTCGGTTTGTTTACCCTTACCTTCTAGTAACCAATCCAGACGAAGTCTAGTTTCCTTTCCAGCTCTACCACATCTTGAAACTTAACAAATCCaaatctttaatttttgttattcaaTTTTATAGAAATAAACATATCAACAACCCTTACCCATCTCTGAAACACTTTCCACATATCCTTCTCTTCATATTCCATGGGaaaatttgtgaagaaaaaaataacacttgTTTTGTTCGACCCATACCCTCTCTTCTTCACATTGTgccactctctctctctctccctctccaTGCTTTTCCGTACTTGCAAAAAGTCGAATATCAGTatgggcctaatgcaagttatccaaacagatAAATGATAAGTATTTTTAAGAGAAAGATATAATACATACCATTTGTTTAGAAAGAGTTGAAAGGGGGGAAAATGAAgagaattaaaatataaaatatgattatttgGATGAGTTAAAATagagaagaaatgaaaaaatatatattatatttttatgtgtATGGttggaaagaagaaaaaaaataaaaaaagttgaaatttgTTATGAAATAACCATTATACCTTTgacatatatattaaatttaaatttaaatttaaattttcaaagcAAAATACTTCCTAAAATAAGAACTTCAAAAAATTTACATTACAAATGAATGTATAAtagattatattaaatttataatcaattatatctcattgtgaataataatatattaatgttaaatttttgaaaaattgattATGAGTAAAAAATAACgtacaaatattaaaaacaagGTATGTTTTGATCCAgctaaataattatatatgataTTTAGAAACATTTTGGATTATTTGTGCTcagttaataaattataatgagATTTGTgttcattattttattacatatttgtATACATAAATGATAGTTATACCATACACGGATGCATTTGTCCattgttttttttgtgtgtCTACTTTGGCATATGGCTGGTTGAATTTGTAGTAATAAGTTGATGCATCATACTTAAGTTTTCGTAATAATGCTCAAAATTTAATACCAATAATTTGATACCATTATTCCAACTCGTCAGTGTTATTATGTAAGGagttcatttaaaaaaaaaaaatccatttgtTGCTTCTGGTTAATTTCACTATGAAATTActagtttgaatttttttcaaattgcacaatctaattattttttcaaaatctgaatttattttggattgtacaatcgataacaatttttatatttaaaattatgttatgaaTTGCATAATCTATCatgtattttttgaaaaacttaaaagaaatgTCTTATGAATTGCATAATTCATAGTGTATTCcctatatgaaaaaaaaattcaaataatgtAATCTAAAAGTGATTTAGAGTCCAAAATTGCATTATGGATTCCACAATCTTATTGTATTTTTGACAAACTAAATACATTCTAGACCTATAAATGACTTTCGAATTACACAATCCAAAATTATTTCCAATGATTTGACattgaaaaattgttttcaatCCCTTTCAGGTGATGATCAAGAGATTCATGAATCAGGTTCGACCATTTTGACAATATAGTTGAATTTAccacaattaatattttttaaaagaagtcaaTTTTGTCACTAAGCTCTAGGCTAAACAAATGGATAAAAATGAATCATTAAGTGAAGAAGGGGAACAAATACAAGCCTCTAGGACACCGAGACGTCCTCCTAAAATTAGAGTAAAATCAATAAGAAAACCTACAAAGCATGTCAACCTAAGGAAGAATAATGGTGTGTGATTATCACCGGATTTTATTATGGATGTTATATGCAAACTAGGTCAATATGATTCGATTATTTGCAATCAGTCATTCCTCTTTGTTATTTTTGGGGAGAGAAAGTTTTTTTGTTTGCCTTGTAGTCATTatctcattttttctttttcttttgtttaaacTCCCAATGTAGTTGTTTATATTActcttgtgattttttttttctttgcatgCGTTTGGTCTAGTCCTctgtgtttctttttttttttcttttatgttattTTGTATGTGATGATACATGTTGCATAAcatgatttttataaaatgaattaCCATTAGTATTTTTTGAATAAGAGTGgttttaaataacaattttattgCACTTTTTAAGACCTTTTAAGTGATTTTAGATAGCAATTTTATGACAATTGTTATTAAAACTTTTTAAGTGTGAACGTTAAGAATTTTCCTAAACTCTTATTTTTGTTCAGTGTATCACTTCTAGTACATTTAGttctaatttaaatttcaatgtatattattttaaaatatgaatagcttaaaataaaattatattgcacctaaattatttatattaaactaaatctatcacaaatataaaatatattttaaatattgaaaatatttacttataaaaaaattaaaatgtaaaattatttttattacattctttaaactataatataattactttccttattatttataatagaaaTAGATTAAAGAAAAACCTTTCCGCCATTTGATACAAATTTTCGTCATTCaagtcattttatttttcagtAGTTTATATATGTACAAAATAAATGgacaaataaatttttgatttagagattaaccaaaataaaatgttaagaAAAACAATAGGTTAAATGacataatattgaatattaactttttaattcATAATACTAACATTTACCATTAATGATGAATTTCAGTTCAATTAATCATAAATCCTATATGATTCATGGTAGAAATGGAGTAgaataaagaaaatagaaatattaattCTAAATTCTATGTTTTAGTTTATCACTAATGCATAAGGGATTTTCTTTAATCAAAACTTCACGACCAATTTCCTTCCAATCTATTTTGCAGGCATGCATATCTGGATATCTATGTGATCCACAAAAAACATCTCCACAACGACATTGGAACCCTAATAATCCAATCCTCTTCTTGCAACTGTTGCATCTCTTTCTTTCATTCTTCTTACTCATATCAGAAACAAAAGTCTTATCATCAATGATAGAACTTGTAGAACTTTCAGAAATACATGATGTTacctcaaaataatttttattgttattcatGTTATTCGTTTCACACTCTACACTCTTACAACCCTTTGATTTGGTGTTGTTTTCTTTGAGATAATCTTTGTAGCACTTTGAACAAAGGTTCTTGTTGGTAGGAGAACCATTGAATCCACAACCATTAGCACAAAGTGATGCAACCATGGTGTTTGACTTAAGGAAGAACTTTCAAGAATATTGATATCACCTCACCAAATTTGAGTTTAAGAGAATGAGAAAAGTGTGCAACAATAGAGAAacttaaaaagtatttataaccaaaaattatgataaatattttttaataaatattaaatctaACATATGCTAATCAAATATAACTTTTGttatataagatattttatcattttgaataaaatccataaaattaagaataatattatatatatatatatatatatatatatattacacaaataataaatattgtttagaaggTATACTGACAATTTAAAGTTGTTACAGTGTATGTTGAAAATTTTAAGagaaatattatttgttttacgATTTAAAtctgataatatttttaaattagcaatatgttaattttaaattaataaaaaacaatttcaaatcacctcaaaacataaaattctcaattcaatattaaaaaaaaattgtaacatAACAAAAGTCAATAAAGCTTAAAAGTTAAAGgcattttttgtaaattttgtttaagaaaatatttaagcTAAAATGAAGatcttaaaaaatttaatttaatttcagtagtataaattaaaagattatttaaattaatttcaacaATCTTGTCAGTTTTTATTATGTTGCTTTTATCTTTACATTGTTTTCTACATATATTTTCCGTGTTGCAGATATCATATATGATATTCTTACTAATTTAAAACTCtataatttgtttttctctctcttgttcgtttttattttctaatttctttatagaaatttaataattcacttatcattatctttatctttatattcaattttaattcttattatcttttttatatgcgaataaaatatttttattattattttcttcactCTACTTTTAAGATATCTCTTATTATtgattatcaatttttttatcattttggaTTTGgatcttaataatttttcttttgcttaaCCTGTAAAATCCATAACAAAGACATACGAATTAAGGAAATTtcttatcatttaattatattcctataaattatcatccaaaaaataatttgattttattgttGAAAGTTGAAAATATTGTTTGCACGTACTTCCAATATGTGtcgtaatatatttttaaatttattaattaacaataaacaatttttgtaataaaaaaataagcaatCTATTTAAAAACCATTCTTCAAAGTATTTaggttttaaatattttatctatataAAAAGAGATGTGAAAAATTACAATAGTAAacacatttaaattttttaatatatgatatataattatttgattattttgataatttggtTTTATTAAAGTTAGAAATATTGTGtgagaattttttaaaatttaaatgatttaaaagtATGAATTATTTTTGTGACACCCAAaaaatgttggttattaattcagattttattactCTTAAATTATTTACCGTTACTATTACATTAAATGTtagtatttctattttatagcttccagtatttgtcattttatattatatgtattattgaagtaaataaaATTGTAGGAATCAATTCAATCGTTTTGCAAATTTCATATATTTACGTTCAATCAGTTTCTACAACTTTTTGCCTTttgttatttccttcaattagtttctacaaCTGGTATCAGAGTCAGTCTATTATCATGAACTCTACTCAATTATCATGTTTGTATCTCATCgatcaagggatgaatgacgagacgTTTGAACAAATAGAAGGAGCAAAAACTGCAAGTGAGGCTTGTTccattttgtcaaccaattataaaggtgatgacaagatcTAGAGTgtgcgtcttcaaaccctaagacgccaataCGAATTGctgcagatggaaaccacaAAGACTATTgatgtatatataaataaagttcttgccttcacaaatcagatgaagaccaatggtgaaacacattcgcATCAGGAAAAGGTGGAAaagattttgagatctttaactcccagatttgaacTTGTTGCCAcaattgaagaggccaatgacatttcaacaattacagtaaggttattgtctggTTCCTTACGAGCGCATGAGCAGCGGATGAATGTCAATAAGATTGgaaaaccaattgaacaggctttacaagcacaagcctcaattggtagctcctatcataaacaCGGTAGTTCGCGAGGCAAAGGACGGGGACATGGTGGTAGCTATTCCAGCAAAGGTCGT
This region includes:
- the LOC137838779 gene encoding putative zinc finger A20 and AN1 domain-containing stress-associated protein 8, with amino-acid sequence MVASLCANGCGFNGSPTNKNLCSKCYKDYLKENNTKSKGCKSVECETNNMNNNKNYFEVTSCISESSTSSIIDDKTFVSDMSKKNERKRCNSCKKRIGLLGFQCRCGDVFCGSHRYPDMHACKIDWKEIGREVLIKENPLCISDKLKHRI